From the Acidilutibacter cellobiosedens genome, one window contains:
- the rnpM gene encoding RNase P modulator RnpM yields MKKRKIPLRRCVSCGESKPKKELIRLVRNTNDEIEIDMTGKVNGRGAYVCRKTECIELAGKSKKLSKSLEKEVPEEIFQELFNLAQTNKEEE; encoded by the coding sequence TTGAAAAAAAGAAAAATTCCCCTGAGAAGGTGCGTAAGTTGTGGTGAAAGTAAGCCGAAAAAAGAGCTTATAAGATTAGTTAGGAATACAAATGATGAAATTGAAATCGATATGACAGGAAAAGTTAATGGAAGAGGAGCATATGTCTGCAGAAAAACGGAATGTATTGAATTGGCAGGTAAAAGTAAAAAGCTTTCAAAATCTTTGGAAAAAGAAGTGCCGGAAGAAATATTTCAAGAACTTTTTAACTTAGCCCAGACCAATAAGGAAGAAGAGTGA
- the rimP gene encoding ribosome maturation factor RimP: MNKKSIIKMVEEISNPVLRENNIELVDIEFVKENSNYFLRIYIDKSSGITVDDCQKVSEYIGKKLDEVDPINVSYYLEVSSPGLDRPLKRERDLERSLGKDVDVSLYKALQGKKKFSGELVSFNEDIIKITDNDIGEMEIPRNNISKIKLAIKF, translated from the coding sequence TTGAATAAAAAATCCATAATAAAGATGGTGGAGGAAATTTCAAATCCGGTTTTACGCGAAAATAACATAGAACTTGTAGATATAGAATTTGTAAAGGAGAATTCAAATTATTTTTTGAGAATTTATATAGATAAGTCCAGCGGTATTACTGTTGATGATTGTCAGAAGGTGAGTGAGTATATAGGCAAAAAACTTGATGAAGTTGATCCCATTAATGTAAGTTATTATCTTGAGGTTTCATCTCCAGGGCTGGACAGACCTTTAAAGAGAGAAAGGGATTTAGAGAGAAGTCTCGGCAAAGATGTTGATGTGAGTTTATATAAGGCCTTGCAGGGAAAGAAAAAGTTTTCTGGGGAATTAGTAAGTTTTAATGAAGATATCATAAAAATTACAGATAATGATATAGGTGAAATGGAAATACCAAGAAATAATATATCAAAAATAAAGCTGGCAATAAAATTTTAA
- a CDS encoding PolC-type DNA polymerase III produces the protein MSKSVSLNKLINDNHMDLNFTEDIIVNKVKINLDEKLLSVDLKSFNIIDGKDIDNLKEKLKERFNEFSVKINIKYEIENFDKKDNINKYFNNIMYLIDKETPANNPWKEYLNWHFSEDTFYIEINNRIVYDILEKNGIIRDIDLKIHDEVNKKAQFKLINKNDDIDSKEEFLKGTLNEEKILSKAMIENQNKVSNNKTKEKRKSSSYTLGKKIEEEPIDISEINSNISHAVVKGEIFNVGKREIKGGKKLYIFNITDYTNSITVKSFVASKKEEEMDLYIKEGTYGKAEGDIIFDTYSKQLVLMMKNFNIMDKPKRMDSADEKRVELHLHTQMSSMDGINSFSSLVERASQWGHKAIAITDHGVVQGFPEGMEAGKKYNIKILYGLEGYMVNDKSSILSNPQNTEISDTYVVFDIETTGLSPNNDKITEIGAVKIKNGEILERYNQLINPEIPIPEKIVDLTGITDELVKDKPKISEILPDFYSFIEGANLVAHNASFDVGFIRENLKLLGIDLKNPVIDTLELCRSLFPTLRNHKLNTVAKHLNVSLENHHRAVDDAKATADIFLICLDILKKKGIQNISEINKKLSNNKNLTKEDTYHIIIFAKNLVGIKNLYRLVTESHLNYFYRKPRIPKSLIENYREGLLIGSACEAGELYRGIIRNKDDKDIDEIVKFYDYLEIQPIGNNMHLVKEGIVKDEEELKNINRKIVELGEKFNKIVVATGDVHFLDPKDEIYRRILMYGQGFHDAEDQPPLYFKTTDEMLEEFSYLGEKKAEEVVIKNTNFIADKIEEFLPIPDGTFPPVIENSDKELTEITHKRAKKIYGDPLPDIVKKRLERELNSIIKNGYAVMYIIAQKLVSKSLSDGYLVGSRGSVGSSFVATMSGITEVNPLPPHYICENCKYSEFVLDSSVSSGIDMEDKDCPKCGKKLIKEGYNIPFEVFLGFEGDKEPDIDLNFAGEYQPVAHKYTEELFGKGYVYRAGTIGTIAEKTAYGFVKKYFTEKDISVHPAEIERLVKGCTGIKRTSGQHPGGVMIVPKYKDILDFTPVQYPANDKKSGVITTHFDYHSISGRILKLDILGHDVPSIIRMLEDITGVDSRKIPLDDEKTMEIFVSADPLGISGKDINTEVGTLGIPEFGTKFVRQMLVDTKPTTFDELVRISGLAHGTDVWLNNAQELIKNKTATLKNVICTRDDIMLYLINMGLDNKRAFKIMERVRHGRGLTEEDEDYMRENNVPEWYINSCNKIKYMFPRAHAVAYVMMSFRIAYFKVHYPQAFYATYFTTKSADFDAELVLKGKSFVKSKIKELEDNGTERTAKEKNLLTVLEVVLEMYLRGLSFEKVDLYKSDSDKFIIGKEGIIPPLKSLQGVGETVARNIVSEREKREFISKEDLINRTKASVTVVEALENHGCLNGLPESNQISLFSV, from the coding sequence ATGAGTAAAAGCGTATCTTTAAATAAACTTATAAATGATAATCATATGGATTTAAATTTTACGGAAGATATTATTGTAAACAAAGTTAAGATCAACTTAGATGAAAAATTGTTATCGGTTGATCTTAAATCTTTTAATATAATTGATGGCAAGGATATAGATAATTTGAAAGAAAAATTAAAAGAGAGATTTAATGAGTTTAGTGTGAAGATCAATATTAAATATGAAATTGAAAATTTCGATAAAAAGGATAATATAAATAAATATTTTAATAATATTATGTATTTAATAGATAAGGAAACGCCGGCCAATAACCCTTGGAAGGAATATTTGAATTGGCATTTTTCGGAGGATACATTTTATATTGAAATAAACAATCGTATTGTATATGATATTTTGGAAAAGAACGGAATAATCCGTGATATAGATTTAAAAATTCATGATGAGGTTAATAAAAAGGCTCAATTTAAATTGATAAATAAAAATGATGATATTGATAGTAAGGAAGAATTTTTAAAGGGAACATTAAATGAGGAAAAAATTTTATCTAAAGCTATGATAGAAAATCAAAATAAAGTTTCAAACAATAAAACCAAGGAGAAAAGAAAATCTTCTTCCTATACCCTTGGCAAAAAGATTGAGGAAGAACCTATAGATATTTCTGAGATAAACTCCAATATATCTCATGCCGTCGTAAAGGGAGAAATATTTAATGTAGGAAAAAGAGAAATCAAGGGAGGAAAAAAGTTATATATTTTTAATATTACGGATTATACTAATTCCATTACCGTGAAATCATTTGTTGCTTCCAAAAAAGAAGAGGAGATGGACCTTTATATTAAAGAAGGAACATATGGAAAGGCAGAAGGAGATATAATATTTGATACATATTCCAAACAATTGGTTTTAATGATGAAAAACTTTAATATTATGGATAAACCTAAAAGAATGGACAGTGCCGATGAAAAAAGGGTAGAACTTCACCTTCATACTCAGATGAGCTCAATGGATGGCATCAATAGTTTTTCTTCTTTGGTGGAGAGGGCTTCCCAATGGGGACATAAAGCAATAGCCATAACAGATCATGGAGTTGTCCAAGGATTTCCTGAAGGAATGGAAGCCGGGAAAAAATACAATATAAAAATTCTTTATGGATTAGAAGGATATATGGTAAATGACAAGAGCAGTATACTGTCAAATCCTCAAAATACTGAAATTAGTGATACCTATGTGGTATTTGATATAGAAACTACCGGATTGTCTCCCAATAATGATAAAATAACGGAAATAGGAGCGGTAAAAATAAAGAATGGAGAAATTCTCGAAAGGTATAATCAATTGATAAACCCGGAAATACCTATACCGGAAAAGATAGTCGATCTTACCGGAATTACAGATGAGCTGGTTAAAGATAAGCCTAAAATAAGTGAGATACTTCCTGATTTTTATTCTTTTATAGAAGGAGCCAACCTTGTTGCTCATAATGCGTCTTTTGATGTGGGATTTATCAGAGAAAATCTTAAGTTATTGGGAATTGATCTTAAAAATCCTGTTATAGATACGTTGGAGCTGTGCAGATCCCTGTTTCCGACTTTAAGAAATCATAAATTGAACACTGTTGCCAAGCATTTAAATGTTTCCTTGGAAAACCACCACAGAGCAGTTGATGATGCAAAAGCTACTGCAGACATATTTTTAATCTGCCTTGATATTCTGAAAAAAAAAGGAATTCAAAATATCAGCGAAATAAACAAGAAACTTTCAAATAATAAAAACCTTACTAAGGAAGATACTTATCATATTATTATATTTGCCAAAAACCTTGTGGGGATTAAAAATTTATACAGGTTAGTTACTGAATCCCATTTAAATTATTTTTACAGAAAGCCTCGAATTCCCAAGTCATTGATAGAAAACTACAGAGAAGGACTTTTAATTGGAAGTGCTTGCGAGGCAGGAGAATTATACAGAGGAATAATTAGGAATAAAGATGATAAAGATATTGATGAGATAGTTAAATTTTATGATTATTTGGAGATCCAGCCTATAGGCAATAATATGCATCTGGTAAAAGAAGGAATAGTAAAAGACGAGGAAGAACTTAAAAACATAAACAGAAAAATTGTTGAATTGGGAGAAAAATTTAATAAGATTGTGGTTGCTACAGGAGATGTGCATTTCTTGGATCCAAAAGATGAAATATACAGAAGAATACTCATGTACGGTCAAGGGTTTCATGATGCGGAAGATCAGCCTCCTCTTTATTTTAAGACTACGGATGAAATGCTTGAAGAATTTAGTTATCTGGGAGAAAAGAAGGCTGAAGAAGTAGTAATAAAAAATACAAATTTCATAGCAGATAAAATTGAAGAATTTCTTCCTATTCCCGACGGAACTTTTCCTCCCGTAATCGAGAATTCGGATAAGGAGTTGACGGAAATTACTCACAAAAGGGCAAAGAAGATATATGGAGATCCTCTGCCGGATATTGTTAAGAAGAGACTTGAAAGGGAACTGAATTCAATTATTAAAAATGGCTATGCTGTCATGTATATAATTGCTCAGAAATTAGTCTCCAAATCCCTAAGTGACGGATATCTGGTAGGTTCAAGAGGATCTGTGGGTTCTTCTTTTGTTGCTACTATGAGTGGTATAACAGAGGTGAATCCTTTGCCGCCCCATTATATTTGCGAAAATTGTAAATACAGTGAATTTGTATTAGATAGTTCCGTAAGTTCAGGAATTGATATGGAGGATAAAGATTGCCCTAAATGCGGTAAAAAACTAATAAAGGAAGGATATAACATACCTTTTGAAGTTTTTCTCGGTTTTGAAGGAGATAAAGAGCCGGATATTGACTTGAATTTTGCCGGAGAGTATCAGCCTGTGGCTCATAAATATACGGAAGAGCTCTTTGGAAAGGGGTATGTGTACAGAGCCGGTACAATAGGAACTATTGCCGAAAAGACAGCCTATGGATTTGTAAAAAAATATTTTACGGAAAAAGATATTTCCGTTCATCCCGCAGAGATAGAAAGGCTGGTAAAGGGATGTACCGGAATTAAGCGTACTTCGGGGCAGCACCCGGGAGGAGTAATGATTGTACCTAAATACAAAGATATCCTTGATTTTACTCCTGTGCAATACCCAGCCAACGATAAAAAATCAGGAGTTATAACCACTCATTTTGATTATCATTCCATAAGCGGAAGGATATTAAAACTTGATATTCTTGGGCATGATGTTCCGAGTATAATACGAATGCTGGAAGATATCACAGGCGTTGATTCAAGAAAAATTCCTCTTGATGATGAGAAAACAATGGAGATCTTTGTTTCTGCAGATCCTCTTGGGATATCCGGAAAGGATATTAATACGGAAGTGGGTACTTTGGGAATACCTGAATTCGGAACAAAGTTTGTAAGGCAGATGCTTGTCGATACAAAGCCTACAACTTTTGATGAACTGGTAAGAATATCCGGCCTTGCTCATGGAACCGATGTGTGGCTTAATAACGCTCAGGAACTTATCAAGAATAAAACGGCTACATTGAAGAATGTTATATGTACGAGAGACGATATAATGCTTTATTTAATCAATATGGGACTTGATAATAAAAGAGCTTTTAAGATAATGGAAAGAGTAAGACATGGCAGGGGACTGACGGAAGAGGACGAAGATTATATGAGGGAAAATAATGTTCCGGAGTGGTATATAAATTCCTGCAACAAGATTAAGTATATGTTCCCTAGGGCTCATGCCGTAGCATATGTTATGATGTCCTTCAGGATTGCGTATTTTAAAGTCCATTACCCTCAAGCCTTTTATGCTACCTATTTTACAACTAAATCGGCCGATTTTGATGCGGAATTGGTACTTAAAGGAAAAAGTTTTGTGAAGTCAAAGATAAAAGAGCTGGAAGATAACGGAACCGAAAGAACCGCGAAGGAAAAAAATCTTTTAACTGTTTTGGAAGTAGTGCTGGAAATGTATTTGAGAGGTCTTTCTTTTGAGAAGGTGGACCTTTATAAATCCGACAGTGATAAGTTTATAATTGGAAAAGAAGGAATAATTCCTCCTTTAAAATCTCTTCAAGGAGTGGGAGAGACCGTTGCAAGAAATATCGTATCCGAAAGAGAAAAGAGAGAATTTATATCAAAGGAGGATTTGATAAACAGGACCAAAGCAAGTGTTACTGTAGTTGAAGCATTAGAAAACCACGGGTGTTTAAATGGACTTCCTGAAAGTAATCAAATCAGCCTATTTAGTGTTTGA
- the infB gene encoding translation initiation factor IF-2: MTKIRIYELAKELNIPTKDLMDKILELKIPANSHMSTIDEEEAELIKEIIEEESDNKVKDKIFEDSPEVHKNDKIKNKEKEIKESKKVKKEEAEEKEVKEVKEVKEEKTIQIYDNIIIKDFAEKMEVSPSQVITKLIGLGVMANLNQPIDINSAVIVGKEFGFNVESMKESEEKMDEERLDFEDSPEDLQWRPPVVTVMGHVDHGKTSLLDVIRKTHVTKQEAGGITQHIGASTVTINKKKIVFLDTPGHEAFTAMRARGAQITDIAVLVVAADDGVMPQTIEAINHAKAAGIPIIVAINKIDKPSANIERIKQELVEQGLVPEDWGGDTICVPVSALKKKGINDLLEMILLVAEMQELKANPDRKAVGAIIEGELDKGKGPLATVLVQKGTLKVGDVVVAGSAYGRVRAMFDDVGKRVKKATPSIPVVILGLSEVPEAGEHLYVVDDEKKARLYSEKKKDKFREIQLNANQKVSLDDLFEKIQMGEVKELNVVIKADVKGSIEAVKQSLTKLSVDEVRLNVIHDGVGGITDSDVMLASASNAILIGFNVRPTLSAIDLAKREKVDLRTYRVIYDAIEDIKSAINGMLEPTIKEEVIGRSEIRAVFKVSGVGNIAGIYVLQGKITRNCKVRLIRNDVVIFEGDVSSLKRFKDDVKEISFGYEGGLGLENFNDIKEGDIVESYILKEIRKE, from the coding sequence ATGACAAAGATTAGAATTTATGAATTGGCAAAAGAACTCAATATACCAACTAAAGATCTTATGGATAAGATCTTAGAGTTAAAAATTCCCGCAAATAGTCACATGAGTACAATAGACGAGGAAGAGGCAGAGTTAATCAAGGAAATTATAGAAGAGGAAAGTGACAACAAAGTTAAAGATAAAATTTTTGAAGATTCTCCTGAAGTTCATAAAAATGATAAAATTAAAAATAAGGAAAAAGAAATAAAAGAATCAAAAAAAGTAAAAAAAGAGGAAGCTGAAGAGAAGGAAGTTAAAGAAGTTAAAGAAGTTAAAGAAGAAAAAACCATACAAATTTATGATAATATAATAATAAAGGATTTTGCAGAGAAAATGGAAGTTTCTCCTAGCCAAGTAATTACTAAACTAATAGGATTGGGAGTAATGGCTAACTTAAACCAACCTATTGATATTAACTCGGCTGTAATCGTAGGAAAGGAATTTGGATTTAATGTAGAGAGTATGAAAGAATCAGAAGAAAAAATGGACGAAGAAAGATTGGATTTTGAAGATTCTCCCGAAGATCTTCAGTGGAGACCACCGGTCGTTACGGTAATGGGTCATGTAGATCATGGCAAGACTTCTTTACTGGATGTTATAAGAAAAACTCATGTGACAAAACAGGAGGCAGGAGGAATTACCCAACATATAGGAGCTTCCACAGTTACTATTAATAAAAAGAAGATTGTATTTTTGGATACTCCCGGACATGAAGCTTTTACGGCTATGAGAGCAAGAGGTGCTCAGATTACTGATATTGCTGTTTTAGTAGTAGCGGCGGATGATGGGGTTATGCCTCAGACGATTGAAGCAATAAATCATGCCAAGGCGGCGGGTATTCCTATTATTGTAGCAATAAATAAGATTGATAAGCCTTCCGCAAACATAGAAAGAATTAAGCAGGAATTAGTAGAACAAGGATTGGTTCCCGAAGATTGGGGAGGAGATACAATATGTGTCCCTGTTTCGGCTTTGAAGAAGAAAGGAATAAACGATCTTTTGGAGATGATACTTCTTGTAGCTGAAATGCAGGAACTTAAAGCAAATCCCGACAGAAAAGCCGTTGGAGCCATAATTGAGGGAGAACTGGATAAGGGAAAGGGACCTTTAGCTACCGTATTAGTTCAGAAGGGTACTTTGAAAGTAGGAGATGTAGTAGTGGCTGGTTCTGCTTATGGGAGAGTTCGCGCTATGTTTGACGATGTAGGTAAAAGGGTGAAAAAAGCTACTCCATCTATTCCCGTAGTTATATTGGGGTTATCTGAGGTACCTGAGGCAGGAGAACATTTATATGTAGTAGATGATGAAAAGAAAGCAAGATTGTATTCAGAAAAGAAAAAGGATAAATTTAGAGAAATACAGCTTAATGCCAACCAGAAAGTTTCGCTGGATGATCTTTTTGAGAAGATCCAAATGGGCGAAGTAAAAGAATTAAATGTAGTAATAAAGGCTGATGTGAAGGGATCTATAGAAGCGGTTAAGCAGTCTTTAACAAAATTAAGTGTTGATGAGGTAAGGCTTAATGTAATTCATGACGGAGTTGGAGGAATTACAGATAGTGATGTTATGCTTGCATCGGCTTCCAATGCCATTTTAATAGGATTTAATGTAAGGCCTACCCTTTCGGCAATTGATTTGGCCAAAAGAGAAAAAGTGGATTTAAGAACTTACAGGGTTATATATGATGCTATTGAAGATATTAAATCCGCTATAAATGGTATGTTGGAACCTACTATAAAAGAGGAGGTAATCGGAAGATCCGAAATAAGAGCTGTATTTAAAGTATCAGGGGTAGGAAATATTGCAGGTATTTATGTTCTTCAAGGAAAGATCACGAGAAATTGCAAAGTACGACTTATAAGAAATGACGTAGTAATATTTGAAGGAGATGTATCATCTCTTAAGAGATTTAAAGATGATGTAAAGGAAATTTCATTCGGATATGAAGGTGGTCTTGGATTGGAGAATTTTAATGATATTAAAGAGGGAGATATAGTTGAATCATATATCTTAAAAGAAATACGTAAAGAATAA
- the nusA gene encoding transcription termination factor NusA, whose protein sequence is MNAEFIEALEEIEKEKGISKDVIFDALEAALVSGYKKNFGSSQNVEVNIDREMGTVKVFAKKTVKEVVEDSFLDISLDEAKRIDDKYQIGDIIMIEVTPKNFGRIAAQTAKQVVMQKIKEAEREVVFNEFAGRENEIVTGLIQRISKNIIYVDLGKTEGVLPPSEQIEGETYNQGDRLKLYILEVKKTTKGPQIILSRSHPGLVRRLFELEVPEIHDGIVDIYGISREAGSRTKIAVFSKDPDVDPVGACVGFKGSRVKAIVNELNGEKIDIIIWSKNVGEFISNSLSPSKVLKVEVNEKEKSALVIVPDYQLSLAIGKEGQNARLAAKLTNWKIDIKSEKQYEEGKKE, encoded by the coding sequence ATGAATGCCGAATTCATAGAGGCGCTTGAAGAAATTGAAAAGGAAAAAGGCATTTCAAAGGATGTAATATTTGATGCGCTTGAAGCAGCTCTCGTTTCAGGATACAAAAAGAATTTTGGTTCATCTCAGAATGTTGAAGTTAATATAGACAGAGAGATGGGAACTGTCAAAGTTTTTGCTAAAAAGACAGTTAAAGAAGTAGTTGAGGATTCTTTTTTAGATATAAGTTTGGATGAGGCCAAAAGAATTGATGATAAGTATCAAATCGGCGATATTATTATGATAGAAGTTACGCCGAAAAATTTTGGCAGAATAGCCGCACAAACAGCAAAACAGGTAGTAATGCAAAAAATTAAAGAAGCGGAAAGAGAAGTAGTATTTAATGAATTTGCCGGCAGGGAGAATGAAATAGTAACGGGGCTGATTCAAAGGATAAGTAAAAATATTATATACGTTGATCTTGGAAAGACGGAAGGGGTTCTTCCACCTTCGGAGCAGATAGAGGGAGAGACTTATAATCAGGGAGATCGATTAAAGTTATATATCCTTGAGGTTAAAAAAACCACTAAAGGCCCTCAAATAATACTTTCCAGATCTCATCCGGGTCTTGTAAGGAGATTGTTTGAACTGGAAGTTCCGGAAATACATGATGGAATAGTTGATATTTATGGAATTTCCCGTGAAGCAGGATCAAGGACTAAGATAGCTGTTTTTTCTAAGGATCCCGACGTAGATCCTGTGGGAGCTTGCGTAGGTTTTAAGGGAAGCAGGGTAAAAGCTATAGTAAATGAGTTAAACGGAGAAAAAATAGATATAATTATATGGAGTAAAAATGTTGGAGAATTTATTTCAAACAGTTTAAGCCCTTCAAAAGTTTTGAAAGTGGAAGTAAATGAAAAAGAAAAATCTGCATTAGTAATAGTGCCCGACTATCAGCTTTCTTTAGCTATAGGGAAGGAAGGACAAAATGCGAGACTTGCGGCTAAATTGACTAATTGGAAGATAGACATAAAGAGTGAGAAACAGTATGAGGAAGGGAAAAAAGAATAG
- a CDS encoding DHH family phosphoesterase, which translates to MNDELNSLMDKAIEIIKNSNNIYMASHVDPDGDNIGSLLSMKLSLKKIGKNVNIIKVDNIPGDFKFLPSVDSITDQPFDKNVDLFIALDSGDMERLGVAKDFALCANNIINIDHHKTNTKFGNINIIDSKVSSTGELVYLLLKRMKIDIDEDIATCIYTAISSDTGSFMYDSTSSKTHLIAAELLNTGMNMNKVVINLYQNRSLEKTKLFIAALNKLEFFQEGKIGIVSITQEMLKKSNAKMEDSEGIVSFLRDTEGVEVAVIMKEIKEDEIKVSMRSKEYVDVSKICLLFSGGGHKRAAGCTIYDSLERSKSMILNEIYKSIEEK; encoded by the coding sequence ATGAATGATGAATTGAATTCCCTTATGGATAAGGCAATAGAGATTATAAAGAATTCTAATAACATATATATGGCTTCTCACGTAGACCCGGATGGAGATAACATAGGTTCTTTATTATCTATGAAATTATCGCTGAAAAAAATAGGCAAAAATGTAAATATAATAAAAGTGGATAATATACCTGGGGATTTTAAATTTCTACCCTCTGTAGATTCGATAACTGATCAACCTTTTGATAAAAATGTTGATTTGTTTATCGCGTTGGATTCAGGAGATATGGAAAGGCTTGGAGTAGCCAAAGATTTTGCTCTTTGTGCAAATAATATTATAAATATAGATCATCATAAAACCAATACAAAGTTCGGAAATATAAATATTATTGATTCAAAGGTTAGTTCTACAGGAGAATTAGTGTATTTGCTTTTGAAAAGAATGAAAATTGATATTGATGAGGATATAGCTACTTGCATTTATACTGCTATAAGCTCAGATACAGGCAGTTTTATGTACGATAGTACTTCATCAAAAACTCATTTAATAGCTGCGGAACTTTTGAATACAGGAATGAACATGAATAAGGTGGTCATTAATTTATACCAGAATAGAAGTCTTGAAAAAACAAAATTATTTATTGCAGCATTAAATAAATTGGAATTTTTCCAAGAAGGAAAGATCGGCATTGTATCTATTACTCAGGAAATGCTGAAAAAATCCAATGCCAAAATGGAAGATTCGGAGGGAATAGTTTCTTTTTTAAGAGATACCGAAGGAGTAGAAGTAGCGGTAATTATGAAAGAAATAAAGGAAGATGAAATTAAAGTGAGTATGAGATCTAAGGAATATGTAGACGTATCGAAAATATGTCTCTTGTTTAGCGGAGGCGGACATAAGAGAGCAGCCGGATGTACAATATATGATTCTTTAGAAAGGTCAAAAAGTATGATTTTAAATGAAATATATAAAAGCATAGAGGAAAAATAG
- the rbfA gene encoding 30S ribosome-binding factor RbfA: MKDKRVNRISEEVKRVVSDLLINHLKDPRINKMTSITHVEVTRDLRYAKIYISVYGNKEEKENTIEGLRNAKGFIRKEIGEQIDLRYVPEPIFYLDESIERGLYMSHLIDTVTKEDNFKKGNKNE; the protein is encoded by the coding sequence ATGAAGGATAAAAGAGTTAATAGAATTTCCGAAGAGGTAAAAAGAGTGGTTTCAGATTTGTTGATAAATCATTTGAAGGATCCCAGAATAAATAAGATGACAAGTATAACTCATGTGGAAGTAACGAGGGACTTAAGATATGCTAAGATATACATCAGTGTTTATGGAAACAAGGAAGAAAAAGAAAATACTATTGAGGGATTAAGAAATGCTAAGGGATTTATCAGAAAGGAAATAGGAGAACAGATAGATCTTAGATATGTTCCGGAACCCATATTTTATTTAGACGAATCTATTGAAAGAGGATTATATATGTCTCATTTAATAGATACGGTTACTAAGGAAGATAATTTTAAGAAAGGAAATAAAAATGAATGA